Within the Pedosphaera parvula Ellin514 genome, the region GATTTGTTCGGCGAACCCCTGCCCCAGGCAGAGCGTTAATCCAGGATACAAGCGCTCCATCATCGACAATTTCTGCATCATCGCAGGATCAGAATTGCCGGACTGGATGGCCGTAAGGACTTTTTGTGGCAGTGAAAGATTGGTAACACTTGGAGTTTTGTGCAACAGCGTGTTCAGCGTGGTGCTCAAGGAAGCCAGGTTTTCGCCCAGACTAAGTGATTGGTTCAGCAAAGTGTTGATGGTCCCTGTATCGGAAGCCTGGGCAATGTTCCCCCTGAGCGTGAAGCTGCCGGCATTGGTGGGAAAGCCAGGTTTTCCATAGACTGCCAGTTTCTTGCCAGCCAATAATTGAGGCGAAGGCGAACCAAGCACGATATAGGACCAATCGTGATTGCCACTATCTTTGATGGTAGTCCCAACGGAAAACACCAGATTGGACAATGGAGTTTGGGCGTTCGCGGTAAACGCTCCCAGCATCAGAGATAGACAGAGCCAGAAAGTCGTAACGACCGTCTCCCCAGGTTTCCGCCCGGTGCCAAACTTCCGATATGAGGTTCTGCAATTCATTAGAAATCAAACGAGTAGTCGATGCCGCCATCATTAACAATGCCGGTGAGCGTCGCGCCAATGCAGCCATCGACACAGAACGGGCAATATCCAATTTCACCACAGACATTAGCCTCACCTTTCAACATTAATTCCAGGCCGGAAGGGCCACTGGAGATGGACGTGCCGAGCGCCACATCCACATGGGCGCTGATGATGCACAAGAGAGAAGCATCCCCTGAAACCTTCTGGCGCATGCCGATTTTTCCGGACCTTGGTCCATCCTGGTAGTAAGTGGCAGTGGTGACCCCGATGGTAATATCCAACGCACAGGACGATTCTCCGAATAAGATGTCAGAGAGAGAAATGTCTCCTCCAAAGGCAATATAAAGACCGGTGAATTCCGTTGCGTGATCAAGCACTTTATCCGCCTCCGGATCAATAAATCGCAACGGGTCCAGGGAACAGGCATGCCCCGCGAACAGACCAGCCTGCACATTCACCGGTACGCCGATAATGGTTATTGTTCCCGCCGCCTTGGCTGCGAAAAAGTTTTCCAACTCTCCGACGGCAAACGTCGCTCCAATTTCGTTAATGCTGCACCCCTTAAAACCAACATGCCCCTTGATATCGATGAGGCCGCCCACTCCGAGCACGTTCCCGCTTTGCACCGTCCATTTGCCCTCGATGCTCAGCGTGAGATTGCCTGGTATCCCGGTCCAACTCAACGGGACGTTTAATGCCCCGACCGTTATCTCCGCCGCAGGCGGGCCGGCAGGAATGCAGTCCAGAGGAGTATTGTCGGAGTCCAGTTCCTTGATATCGAGGAATGCTGTGAAATGCATCTCATCCGGAAGATTCATCTGCACATCGGCATCAATATGAATTCGACGCAGTGAGTCTCCGTTGAAGGTGGGTGCTCCGCGCAGTTTTGCCGAGAGCATGGCTTTGCTCAAAAATCCCCCACCCTTGAAATTTTGGAATGCTCCATCGGTTGCCGACGCAATTTGGGATGTGAGGCCATCGCGAATGGCCTTATTGATCTGGCCAAAAATCACATCAGTCAATTGGTTCAGGGCGAAGTCATCATCATAAAGAAACTGGCGAAACGATTTCTGATAGTTCCCCACCAACGGCGAACCGAGGAAGGCTACCGTAAGACGTTCCCGAATGGCCTGCTTCACCTGTGCCGGATTGCCAGTCAGGTAATCAGTCGAACTCGCATTCAAGGAGACCAGCAAATTCGAGACGTTTAGACCTGCTGCCCCGGTGAATTGCTGCAGGCCTTTTGAATCATTAAGCGCCACCGTCAATGCCGAACTGAAATCACCGGTTCCAGCCGCTATTGAGCCCCGAAGTTGACTAAACTGGGCTCGCACATCCCTGAGCTGCTGCTCGGCTTCGGCCAGAGTTGGTTCGAGATCCGTTAGCAATTGGTTGACGGCATCATCACCCATGTTCGCCACGAATCCCAAGGCAGGGCCCTGGTCTTCCACCAGTTTTTGAATGATTGCCCGGACCACATGACGCTGGCCTTTAGAATCCTTTTCCAGCGCCCGGATGAACAAATTGAGAGTATCGTCCACGTCATTCAACGTGCCATTCATCTTTCCCAGCACTGAGTTGGCCTGGCCGGCCGAACCGTTCAGTCCGTTAATGGCGGTGTTCAAGCCGCTATTCACCCCACCCACCACCCCGTAAACACTGGTCAGTAATACAGCAGGATTTGTGCGTTGAATGTCTGTCAGTGCGGCGTAGATCTTGTCGACTACAGGATCCAGGGCGGGTTGAACAATGGGCCGGAAGAAACCACTGGCATCTTCACGCAAGGTATTTTGTAGACTGCGGAAACCGCTGGTAAGACCGGTGGAGGCCAACGCCGCCCCCAACTCCTGGCTGATTGCGTTTGAAATGGTATTTAACGGCTGGTTGATTTCATTGAGCGCATCATTGGCAAAGTCGAGGACTTTGATGCGTGGAAGTTGCACGCTAATATCCTGGGCAAAATCGAAGTCCACCTTGCCGGGTGTGATTTCTTTGAGGCGACTGTTCACATCCAGTACCGGCAGTTCCACCTTGGCATCAACGAAACCCGCGAAATTGCGAAGCACGGCGTTCCACTGCAAAGGATAATCAAATTTGGCAACTTCAATCCAATCCCGCTGCGCCCTGGGATGATAATCCTCGGTTGGAGAATTCCGATATTGTGCAATCGTAACCGCACCCGCCGGCCAACCATCGCTATGAGGATCGAATTTGGAGGTATTGAAATAGTTTTGGGTGCCGACATTCCATCCACGATTTTGCCCCAGGCCGTCGGCTGCCGGCCAACCTCCCATCATCGCCATCTGTGAGGTATTTGTTCCGGTGGGAGTGATGTGCAGTTGAGCTTTGACATCCTCAAAGAACGGAGTGCGAATCTTTACCGTCAGATTGTAGAAACCGCTGTCCGGTTTGCCGACCGTCTCCCAGTTATTGAAATAACCTTCCGCGACGGTCGACAATTTGAAAGTGCTGCCACCCGAACCCTGCAAGGTAAGCTGGGCGGGCACCGGGAAACGCGAGTCAGCGCCACCCGCGACGTTGTCGAAGGGCGCAACCATATTGCCATTGGGTTTGAACCCTAGCGTAGCGTGAAAAGCCTGAGGGATAAATGGCAAGCGGGTTTCCACACCTTCAACCAGGAATCGCGCACCGGTCCCGCAGGTGTCCGAGGCGGTGGGCCGAAACTCGATCGTCTGCGGGGTTATATCTGAGTTCCAATAGACCAAATGCTTTACTCCGCTGGAAGGCGGCACCTGTGCAGAATCCAGACCTCCGCGACAAACAAATTTCATACGAGCAAATTCCTGGGTAAAACCTGCAGGTACCGGCAAAGCCAGGGCACCGTCCGTTCGCGATTCCCAATTCTCACTATCAAGATACGAGAGTCGATAGCTGATAAAAGTGAATGCGTATCCGTATAAATTAAGATTGCTCGGAAATGTGGCGGCTTCGTGAATCCCACTCACGCCACCCGCACGCACGTAATACTTGGCCCGGGCCGTGAGTGGATAAAATCCGGTGTCCTGACCACCAATGATGCTGCGCCCCTGCGCTGGTGCCCGGAAATTCGCGCCGGCATAGTTGGCAAAACCGCTGAGATAAGCTGCCTGACCGGGGCGCTCGATATAGTTGGGGTTCGCTTGATTCCCGACCCCAGTCAGCAACAAGGTGGATGGACGGTTAGGGTCGTTGCTGGAGGTTTGATCGAACCGCAGGAAGGTCCCGGGCATATGATAGGCACCAACGCCAACATCACTGGTTCGCTGCGCAAAAATGCTCCCACCCGCAAATCCCCATGTCAGGTTTTGAGCAGGGACCGAGCCGAAGCCGAGAAGGCCGCCATCAACCGTGAAAGTAAGCTGCTGGCCATTCGGGGAAAAATTAAGCACAGCGGCGCTGATAGTGGCACTACTGCAATTGGTATCCGAACAATCCCGCGCATAGGAGAGCGGGACAGCGCCGCTCAATGCGAGATAACTGTTGGTCGTATCAATGCGCCCATTTTGCATGCTGAGCCGTCCACCAGATGTCGTTGGCGTTTGCGCCCCCGCAATTCGGCCGGAGTAAGGGAAGTGCGGACGCAGTTCGGGAGGATTGAGGGCCACTTGTGCCGACATTTGCGCGAAACCGTTCGTATCGGCAGTTACAGTTACTTGAGCCCCAGCCACCAAAGCTGCATTGCGATAGTATCCATCGTTTGAAACTCGATTGGCAGTTTCCGGCTCTTTTAGAATGCTTTTATTCGCCAGCAGAACATCGTCTTCATCCTGTCGCACGAAATAGATGGCGTTTGGCGAATCGATGAGCACTTGCCCTGCGCTGGGGAGCCATTTCAGATTAGGCGCTCCAACCCAGAATGGCTTGGTTTCCTCGACTGCATACCATGGCCCATTGGTGGTCAGAACTGAATTCTGCGGGTTCAGACTGAGATCGAGCGGTATATTTGGAAAATCGATGCGTGCGCTCGTGGCGCGGGAGGTCAAACTGGTCCCAACACTGAAGCCCAAAGGAAGTTGAAGAGAAACCAGTGCGTTAATGCCACTGCTTGTCAGATTTATATTGGTCCGGGTGAAGCAAATGTTTTGAATACAATCGGTGTCGGGAACCGAGCCGGTGAGAGGAACAGAGGCTGAAGGTGTCAACGCATCGCCATTGTCGAAGATAATGGAATTGATCAAGCTACCGTTTCCATAATGATGGTCCGGCCTCGTAACGAGCGACCCGGAGTTGTTGTTCACGGCGAGTTGTGTGGTCAGTCCGCCGCTGCTAGGTGCTCCTGCCACCGGAGTGTTCGCGATGGACGTAAAGACTGTTTGGATCGAACCAAAGAAAAGATTGCCGTTGAAATGAAGAAACCGTGCAAGTGGCAAATTTGATACTTCATCAGTAATAACGGGGTTACTAATCACCTGATGAGAGAAGGCAACCGCAGTGGAATAAGTCTGGCTGACCGACTGAAGCTGACCTTGCGGCTCGACATTGATAACTGTGGTAATCGTCTTCATCGCAGTGGGAGTCAGCGGCGAGGAGGCGTTGTAGGAATCCAAAATATACAGATTCGAGTACATGGAGGTCGGCTTAAGAGGTACGCCTTGTGACGATGCATTGGTCATCACGGGATTGATGAACGTACTCACCGATACCGGGGTTGGAGCATCTCCGTAGTCGTAGAATCGCCAAAGACTGGCCTGCGCATTCAGAGGAAAAGTTTGAAAATTGGGGCTGTTCTGGATCGCCCAGGAGCGTCCGTAATTTGCCACATCCAAGGAACCAAGAAGATATTGCGAAGCATCACCGACGCGCGCGAGCGAACCCACGCGGGTAAAACCACCGGAGGCGATTCCGTTTGCCAGACCCGTAAGATCATTAATCGTTGTGCCGCTGGCCTCATTCATTTCATAAGCGGAAATCAAGCCGCTTTCAGTCCCCGCCAGTGGTAGATGAGAATAACGATTTATATCAGTGCTGGTGAGGGCGGTGTTCCAAAGGGAGACATGATCAATCGACCCGTTGAAGAAAAGCGCGCCTCCGCCAGTGTATGCACCCAAACGCAGGCTCTCCGTAGTTGTCACTGCTGCAGGAGTTCCTGTCCAGGGTTGCGTGTTAACGAGCTGTCCATCGATGTAAGTGCGACCAGTGCTTGTGTCCACGACAAACGCGATATGATGCCACTGCCCATCGGCAACAAAACGATCGCTGGCATTGGTGAAGCCCGGATCAATGAAGCTGGTGCCACTGGCATAATACCAAGGGTCAATTCTCCCAGCGTTCAACCCGATTGCATACCCGTTCACGGAGTTTCCAACATACTTTGTGACGATGCCTGGGTATGCGCCAGTGCTTTGGCTGGTCTTCACCCATGCCATGAGAGTTATGGGGAGAGTATCCTGAGCCGGCACATGAGGCATTACAGCCTGGGCGTTAACGCCATTGCATTTAAGAGCAGTGGCCGCCACGGGCGAAAGCGGCAAAGGAGCGGTTGATGTCACCCATTGCGGTGAACCAACCAGACTGGCCACTAAGGCGGATGCACTGGAATCTGTCGCGGTCGCGCCGCTCCCCTCATCAAAATGCCACAGGGCCACTAAACCATCCTCTCCTCCCGCCAGGCGCCGATGTTTTATGTAATTCAGCGAGGCAACATCCAAAGTTTGATTCCAAACAGAAACCTCATCAATATCGCCGTGGAATCTCGTTGGATATAGGTTATATCGCCCAATTTGCAATGGGTCAGCTGAAGAGGACACTCCAGCCGTGCCGGTCCATGCGCGGGAAGCCTTCTGCACTCCATCAACGATAAGCCTTCCTCCCGAGGCATCCACCACCAGAGCCACATGATGCCAGGCCCCATCTGCCAGAAGCCCACCATCCAGCCCAAGACCCCCGTCCCAGACGTAGGAACTTGAGTTTCGAAAATAGAATGCCCGTATATGCCCGGAGTAAAAAAATAAAGTCCACCCGTTGAACGAGCCATCCACATATTTACTCACCACCCCTCGAACCTGGGCATCTTGATCCACGGTGCGAACCCACGCCGTGACAGTGAGAGGAAAGGCGTTGAAGGCCGCGCTGGAGGAAAGTTGAACGTAGCTATTCGTTCCATCATAGCGCAGAGCGGTTCCAGAGCCTGCCTGTGCCGGAAAGCAAATCAGAACGCAGCCTAGGAAAACAATCAGACAATTTCCAAGCCAGGTTTTGAAGTGGTGATTCGAAGGCATTTGGTCAATACGCCACGGCACAGCGCAATCGCTTCGTTGCCGTGCTTCTTTTGCTCGTAATGTATGGCGCTAAATGCAAATTCAGCAGAATTCTGTCACTCCGCCCGACGTATACAGGTCAGTTCAATATGGCTAAGAAGAATTAAAGGCTGTGGATTACAAAGTATTTTAAAAAAGTTTGATCTGCTAATCAGATGGCAATTTGCCCACGTGATCCACAGCATCAAAAAACTGAACGGTATCCTCCCCGGTTGTGACCGCCAAGCGCTTCCCGTCACCAGTAAATTCGATGAACGCACCGGCTTTTGGCATTTCAATGGAGAGCAATTCCCTCTGCGTTTTCAGATGCCAGAGCTTAACGGACTCGTGCAATCCCACTGACGCAAGTGTCTTTCCATCAGGTGAAAAGGAGACATCAGTAACTTCCTGCATATGGCCTGGAAGATCAAAAAGCCATTGACCCTTGGAGGTATTCCAAACTTTTATGGTTCCATCCATGCTCCCAGTGGCCAAACTTGTTGCATCCGGCGAAAACGCCAGGCCGCTGACGAAATCACGGTGTCCTTTGAGTTCCTTCTGAGATTTGCCGTCGGATTGATAAAGACGAACAGAATTTTCTCTTTCGAGGCTGACTGCCAATAGCTTTCCATCCGGTGCCAATTCAGCAGCCCGAATGGGAGGTTTTGGTCCCTGAGCACTCCAGGTCAATTTCCCGCTTTTTGCATCCCACACCCGGATAGTTCCGGAAACACCAATTGAAAAGAATTTTTTGTAATCCTGACTGAAACCAAAACATTCAAACGGCTTTTCCTTTGTCCGGGCGTACTCGAGTGTACATCCGGCATGCCCCCTGGCACCGGGCAGGCAAAATTCGAGGCATCCGGATTCCCTGTTAAGCAGGACAATATTTTGTCCCTCCGGACTAAAGCCGATGGCATTTTCTTCGCCCAGATCTGCAAGCTCCGTCTGCGTTTCAATGTTCCAAAGCCGCAACGCCTTGTTTGCCCCATTTTTCGTGACCAGAATTGCTTTTGTTCCATCAGAACTGAGAATGGGACGCTCGCCGGTGTTTAGCGGCAGGGACCGTTTTTGGGCCTGGATCTTTCCTGGCCAAAGCATTACTGCTTGATCCTTGCCACCGGAAGCCAGAAATCTTCCGTCGGGAGTCAATGCTGCACACCACACCTCGTTGCCATGTCCTCGTAATACCCCTTCAGTTTCCAAGGTGGCAGTATCCCATATTCGGATGGTTTGATCTGAGCCGGTAGTGACAATTTGCTTTCCGTTCGGGGAAAACATTGCTGACCAAACTGTCAGGTTATGTCCTTTTAATTTCCGCGGAGATACCAGCAAATCGAGTTCCCAGAGCGAGGCTTCATTTGACCAGTCAGTCGTCAGCAGCTTTTTTGAGTCAGGAGAAAATGTCACCGACCAGATCGGTTTCTGCGTTGAAATAGCACCTATCTTTTCTCCGGAAGCAACGTCCCAGATTTCGACGTCATGTGAGGGCCCGGCTCCGGCCAGCCTTTTACCATCAGGAGAAAGCGCGACGGCTCTGGCTTTACTTGAAATTCCCTTTAATTTGGCACCGGTTCGATAATCCCGAAGCTCCACGAATCCGCTGCGCTCCCAAAAAAAAGGACTTGAGTGGGAGATCGCCACCACTGAACCTGTTTTTGACAGTGAGGCAATCTGCCCGGGCAGTTCAGAAACCAGATGGAAATCTTTTGTGTCCCAAAATTTAACCTGATCGCCCGCTCCCGCAGTCATTACCAGATCTCTCTCAGGCGAAAAGCCTACCGACCAGACGGCACCTGGGGTGACTTCAAACGAGTGAATTAATTTCCTGCCTTTAACATCCCACAATTTTGCGGTTCCATCCTGACTGCCAGTTACGAGCCACTTTCCATCGGATGAAAATGCGATGCAAGTGACAATCCAAGCATGCCCGGTTAGGACTGCCAGCTGATCCCCCTCGCACTGATTCCACAAATAGAACCATTCAAAACCGCGCAAATCCACATCTCCAGCCTTGGGTTTTAAAGCCGAAAGTGTTCTTCTAGCGAGTCCATAGTCGCCCCTTTGGGCGGCCTGGGAAGCCACGCTCATGTCCGCAGCGTACAGATTAAGTGCCATTTTTCTACCATGCTCTTCGGCAATCCTCCGCTGGTTTGCCTCCCCCCTTGCAAGCAACTCCGCCCTGCTCCACTGTCCAAACACGGCCACGAATCCAAGCAGAATTACCATAGCCAGGGCGACCGTCAAAGCTGCCGGGACGGGATGCCTTCGACACCAAAGCGTAAGTTTTCTAACCGCTGAGACGGGCCGGGCCTTTATTGGTTTATTAGCGAGGAAGCACTCCAATTCCTCTGTCAATTCTCCGGCAGTTGCGTAGCGTCCCTCGGGTTGTTTCTGCAAACATTTCATACAGATCGTTTGCAGACTGATCGGAACGCTGGGGTTCAGTCTTCTCGGCGGTACCGGGTCTGCCGCTTGTAGCTGGGACAACACTTCAGGGATTGTTTCTCCCTGGAATGGCGGGCGACCAGTGAGTAAGTGATACAAAATACCCCCTAGTGAATAGACATCCGTGAAGGCGCCGGTGACGCTATGTTTTCCACCCACCTGCTCCGGGGCCATATAGTTGGGCGATCCCAAGGTTTGACCAGTGATCGTCAACCCGGCACGACTCTGAATTACTTTTGCCAAACCGAAGTCAGTAATATGTGGCTGGTCCAAATTATCTATGATTACATTGGAAGGCTTCAGATCCCGGTGGAGTACGCCTTGACCATGCGCATAGTGAACCGCCTCTGAAATAGTCTTCAACAGTCGAGCGGCTCTGGCGGCGTTTAAAGGCCTTTGACTTGTCAAATCCGCCAGATTTTTTCCTTCGATATATTCCATGGAGAAATAATGATGTCCATCCTCCTCTCCAATTTCGTAAATACCGACGATGTTTGGATGGTGCAATCGAGCCGCAGCTTGGGCTTCGGTCTTGAAGCGTTGCACGAATTCTTCGCTCGAGAACGGACCATGCAAAACCATCTTCAGCGCGACGAGACGATTTAAACTCATTTGCCTGGCCCGATAAACCACTCCCATACCGCCACGAGCGATCTCCTCAAGAATCTCGTAATCGCCCACTCGCCGGAGGGCATTTAGCATCTCGGAACCATCAGTGGGTTCTGAGGCTAGAAAACCAAAAGCAAGCCGGCCCAGGCACTTGGGACATAAGCCTCTCAGGGCGCGCTCGGATATTGACGCGCCACATTTCGAGCACTTTTTATCTGCCGTCATGATTCCCAAAGATGCTGTTTTTGAGATTACTGCGAGCCAATATCCCGACAGTTACCAATTTTTGTTCCAGAGCAAATCAAAGCATGAGCGCCTGGAACAAATGTCTCATTTCATCCTCCAGATCCAAGGGGCTGGCAACCGTCTGGGCAACTTCTGACCGGACCAGCTCTCCATAGCGCTTACGCAGCCTAAAGACTGTTACAGCCACGTGTTGGTTGCTCATTCCGAGCCCGACAGCCACTTCGGAATAATCCTGCTCCTTTGGATCGTTGGTTAGAAATTGTTTTAGCTCCTCAAAAAGCTTCTGCTTCCCCTGTTGCATTAACTCCCTTTCCAATTGCAGCAGCGCCTGCTCCAACACTGAAATGGCCCAGCGCTGGTCAAAACTCTTGTCCGGCGAAATGTGATGAGATAGCTCCACCTGGTACGATTCTTCGGCCTTGATTCCTTCCAAGGAAATGATGGTTTTCCCTCCTCCACGCTTCGCCGCTTTTGAGCGGTCCCACTCATTGGCCAGAAAATGGGTTAAGGAAGTCAAAAGAAACGTTCTGAATTTCCCCTTTGCGGGATTCACCGTGGAAAAATCATTTCGAGCCAGAAGGGTGAGAAAGAATTGCTGTGTTAAATCCTGAGCGTCTTCAGCACCGAAACCCCGTCCCCGAACAAAAAAATAAAGTGGCAGCCAATAAGTCCTGCAAAGTCTTTCCAATGCTTCAGCGCATTGTGCGGAGTGAGTTTTTCCAGCGAGCATGACCATGCTCCAATGAGTGGTGTCGAACTTTTGATGCTGCGGAACGATTGCCGGCTCCGGAAAAATCATAATTCAGTAAGCCAATAAAGATGATCAGACTCCGATTTACACAGCTCGACGTTGCCAAGGACAGATATACATCGACTTTACGAATGACAGGTTTTTGAAATAGCTCAAGGATCTTATAAACTGGCGCTGGAAATGTGTCCACACCTATCGCCAGGAACAGATTTATCCGGAAGGTGAATGGATAAAACTTTACACACAGTCTGCTGACTTTTCCTCCAAAACCCAAATAAAATTGGGTGGAGGAGAGGTCGGAACGCGCACAGCAGATTGTCAATAAACCGTACCGTCACTCCACCGTCACACTCTTGGCAAGATTCCGTGGCTTATCCACATCGCAACCTCGCGCCACCGCCACGTGATACGCCAGCAATTGCAGCGGCACGACCGCTAGCAACGGGAATACCGCCTCCAAGGTCTGCGGCAGATAAATAATCTCATCCACCTGTTTTGCCAGCGCCTCATTCCCCTCCGTCGCAATCGCAATCACCGGCCCCTTGCGTGCCCTCACCACTTCCAGGTTGCTCAATGTCTTCTCATACATCGCATCGCTGGGAATGATCACCACGCTAGGTGTCTGGTCATCAATCAATGCTATCGGCCCATGCTTCATCTCCGCTGCGGGATAACCCTCTGCGTGAATATAGGAAATCTCCTTCAACTTCAATGCTCCCTCCAGCGCCACGGGAAAATTATATTGCCGCCCTAAAAAGAAAAAATTTCGCACACTTGCAAATCTCTGCGCAATCCTCCGGATCTCTCCATTTTGCTCCAGCATCCTTTCCATCTGGTCCGGCACCGCTTGCAACGCCTTCAAAATCTTCTCCCCGCGATGCAACGACAACATCCGAATCCGCCCCATGAACAGCGCCAACAACGACAGCACCGTCACCTGTGACGTAAATGCCTTCGTCGACGCCACCCCAATCTCCGGCCCGGCATGCAAATAAATTCCGCCATCCGCCTCCCGCGCAATCGTGCTCCCCACCACATTACAAATCGCCAGCACCTTGTGCCCACGACGCTTCGTCTCCCGCAAGCTCGCCAGCGTATCCGCCGTCTCACCCGATTGCGTGATCGCCAGCACCAACGTGTTCTTCTCAATCGGCGCATTGCGATACCGAAATTCGCTCGCATATTCCACCTCCACCGGAATGTGCGCCAATTCCTCGAACAAATACTCCCCCACCAATGCCGCGTGCCAGCTCGTCCCGCAAGCCGTGATCACAATCTGGTCAATCGCCCGCAACTCCGCCACCGACATATTCAAGCCACCGAACTTCGCCGTCCCCTCCTCCAAATCAATACGCCCCCGCATCGCATTCGCGACTGTGCGCGGCTGCTCGAAAATCTCCTTCAACATGAAGTGTTCAAACTCACCCTTCTCCGCCTGTTCAGGACTGAATTCCAACTGGCTGATCTGCACACGTGCGATATCCGAACCCAGCGACGTCACAGCAAACCGATCCGCTCGCAACGTCACCACATCGTAATCATTCAAATAAATCACCTGCCGCGTGTGCAACGCGATCGCCGTCGCATCGCTCGCCAGAAAATGTTCCCCGTCACCAATCCCCACGATCAATGGCGACCCTCGACGTGCCCCCACTATCACCTCTGGATAATCCGCGCATATCACCGCAATTCCATAGGTCCCAATCACCTCCCGCAACGCCTCCGTCACCGCCTTCGTCAGCGGATGCAACCCATCCCCATTCTGCGTGGCTTGTTCCGTCTCACAGCGCTTGATGCGTTCGTAATGCTCCCCGATCAAGTGCGCCAAAACTTCCGTGTCGGTGCTCGATTGGAAGGTATGTCCCGCCTTCAAGTGCCGGTCCTTCAACCGGTCGTAATTCTCAACCACCCCGTTATGAACCACCGAAATTTTCCCACTGTGATCAAAGTGCGGATGCGAATTCTCGTCGGATGGCTCGCCGTGAGTTGCCCATCGCGTATGCCCCACTCCCACCTGGCCCAGGAGCAGATTCGTTTTCAGCAACTTCCCCAACCCCTCCTCGATCTTTCCCTTCTTCTTGCGCACCTCCAATCCGTGCCCATTCAACACCGACATTCCCGCGCTGTCATAGCCGCGATACTCCAACCGCCGCAGGCCCTCCAGAATGATGGGTGCTGCCGATTGTTTCCCGATATAGCCAACGATTCCGCACATAGTTTAAGTTCTCCAAATGTCGATCTGTTTGCGTGTTCTGTCAGTAGGTCTTGGCCGGAACGCACGTCGATCCTTCTCAAATACCAGTTCGCACCATTAATTTCCAATCGCCATTAAAGGCCACTTGCGCTTCTGATCGTCCTGAACCCTTTTGCCCACCTCAACGAATCGTCTATCATACCACAATTCTGCCCCCGGCAAGCCTACTTTTATTCTCATTATACGCATTCACCATCACAGTCATTTCACTTGTCACCCTCCACCCGTCACTCTTTACTGCCCACTCGCCACTCTCCACTTGTCACCTGCCCTTCCCATCCCTATAACAACCCCAGCGTTCTTGGAATAAAGGCACCTATTATGGCGTATCCTGTAAGGCAGTCAGTTAACACCAGCAATGTTCTCTCCGTCATCATGGGTGGCGGTCAGGGCACCCCGGCTTTTTCCCCTTACGAAGGAACGCGCCAAACCTGCCGTCCCGCTCGCCGGCAAATATCGTCTCGTTGACATCCCCATTTCCAACTGCATCAACTCCGGACTCCGGCGCATCTACGTCCTCACCCAGTTCAACTCCGCGTCGCTCCACCGTCACATCTCCCAATCCTACAAGTTCGATCATTTCTCCGGAGGCTTCGTCGAAATCCTCGCCGCCGAGCAAACCTTTTCCGATACCTCGTGGTATCAAGGCACGGCCGACG harbors:
- a CDS encoding LamG domain-containing protein; its protein translation is MPSNHHFKTWLGNCLIVFLGCVLICFPAQAGSGTALRYDGTNSYVQLSSSAAFNAFPLTVTAWVRTVDQDAQVRGVVSKYVDGSFNGWTLFFYSGHIRAFYFRNSSSYVWDGGLGLDGGLLADGAWHHVALVVDASGGRLIVDGVQKASRAWTGTAGVSSSADPLQIGRYNLYPTRFHGDIDEVSVWNQTLDVASLNYIKHRRLAGGEDGLVALWHFDEGSGATATDSSASALVASLVGSPQWVTSTAPLPLSPVAATALKCNGVNAQAVMPHVPAQDTLPITLMAWVKTSQSTGAYPGIVTKYVGNSVNGYAIGLNAGRIDPWYYASGTSFIDPGFTNASDRFVADGQWHHIAFVVDTSTGRTYIDGQLVNTQPWTGTPAAVTTTESLRLGAYTGGGALFFNGSIDHVSLWNTALTSTDINRYSHLPLAGTESGLISAYEMNEASGTTINDLTGLANGIASGGFTRVGSLARVGDASQYLLGSLDVANYGRSWAIQNSPNFQTFPLNAQASLWRFYDYGDAPTPVSVSTFINPVMTNASSQGVPLKPTSMYSNLYILDSYNASSPLTPTAMKTITTVINVEPQGQLQSVSQTYSTAVAFSHQVISNPVITDEVSNLPLARFLHFNGNLFFGSIQTVFTSIANTPVAGAPSSGGLTTQLAVNNNSGSLVTRPDHHYGNGSLINSIIFDNGDALTPSASVPLTGSVPDTDCIQNICFTRTNINLTSSGINALVSLQLPLGFSVGTSLTSRATSARIDFPNIPLDLSLNPQNSVLTTNGPWYAVEETKPFWVGAPNLKWLPSAGQVLIDSPNAIYFVRQDEDDVLLANKSILKEPETANRVSNDGYYRNAALVAGAQVTVTADTNGFAQMSAQVALNPPELRPHFPYSGRIAGAQTPTTSGGRLSMQNGRIDTTNSYLALSGAVPLSYARDCSDTNCSSATISAAVLNFSPNGQQLTFTVDGGLLGFGSVPAQNLTWGFAGGSIFAQRTSDVGVGAYHMPGTFLRFDQTSSNDPNRPSTLLLTGVGNQANPNYIERPGQAAYLSGFANYAGANFRAPAQGRSIIGGQDTGFYPLTARAKYYVRAGGVSGIHEAATFPSNLNLYGYAFTFISYRLSYLDSENWESRTDGALALPVPAGFTQEFARMKFVCRGGLDSAQVPPSSGVKHLVYWNSDITPQTIEFRPTASDTCGTGARFLVEGVETRLPFIPQAFHATLGFKPNGNMVAPFDNVAGGADSRFPVPAQLTLQGSGGSTFKLSTVAEGYFNNWETVGKPDSGFYNLTVKIRTPFFEDVKAQLHITPTGTNTSQMAMMGGWPAADGLGQNRGWNVGTQNYFNTSKFDPHSDGWPAGAVTIAQYRNSPTEDYHPRAQRDWIEVAKFDYPLQWNAVLRNFAGFVDAKVELPVLDVNSRLKEITPGKVDFDFAQDISVQLPRIKVLDFANDALNEINQPLNTISNAISQELGAALASTGLTSGFRSLQNTLREDASGFFRPIVQPALDPVVDKIYAALTDIQRTNPAVLLTSVYGVVGGVNSGLNTAINGLNGSAGQANSVLGKMNGTLNDVDDTLNLFIRALEKDSKGQRHVVRAIIQKLVEDQGPALGFVANMGDDAVNQLLTDLEPTLAEAEQQLRDVRAQFSQLRGSIAAGTGDFSSALTVALNDSKGLQQFTGAAGLNVSNLLVSLNASSTDYLTGNPAQVKQAIRERLTVAFLGSPLVGNYQKSFRQFLYDDDFALNQLTDVIFGQINKAIRDGLTSQIASATDGAFQNFKGGGFLSKAMLSAKLRGAPTFNGDSLRRIHIDADVQMNLPDEMHFTAFLDIKELDSDNTPLDCIPAGPPAAEITVGALNVPLSWTGIPGNLTLSIEGKWTVQSGNVLGVGGLIDIKGHVGFKGCSINEIGATFAVGELENFFAAKAAGTITIIGVPVNVQAGLFAGHACSLDPLRFIDPEADKVLDHATEFTGLYIAFGGDISLSDILFGESSCALDITIGVTTATYYQDGPRSGKIGMRQKVSGDASLLCIISAHVDVALGTSISSGPSGLELMLKGEANVCGEIGYCPFCVDGCIGATLTGIVNDGGIDYSFDF